Part of the Cyprinus carpio isolate SPL01 chromosome A12, ASM1834038v1, whole genome shotgun sequence genome, TTCACAACAAATAATTTCTGacaaagaaaatgagaaacagaatacaaacagtacaaaaaaaaaaaaaaagacccatcAACATAAACTGTACCATCATATCTCTGATAAACACAACCCAAAGGAACTTTGGTGCTACACTGCAACAATACTGAGGTTTCCAACTAACTCAATCATGAGTTCCCTGAGTTCTGCTCACTAACTGTCTTTCATCTGTTCTTCAGACGATCAATGCAATGCAAAGAATGACTGacataacattatatatgtaaatgagatgaacACAATGAGAACAGTAAACCGTAAAAATAAACCATCAAATGTCTTCCAGATGTCCAGAAAAGTTCAGACAAGATACAAACTGTGAATATAATTCCTTAAATGAGAGAACTTATGCAGTAAATACAGGCAGTCTGAGCAGGTGGCGTAGTCAAGTAAGGCTCTTTTTCAGAGACAGGAAGTATGTGTTGAATGCTAAATGAGGATAACACCTGGTCTCTGGGGAGGAGAGGAGAATACAGTGAGAGTGACATCATTAAATCAATCATCTGGTCTTGAATGGAATATTATATACAGGAGCATCcaaactatatataatatgagATTATACTGATGTTAGCTTACCAGTATCAAGGCATACATGTCTTTGGCCTTTTGTCAGTTAAATTCCTCATCAATAGTGTCATCCACACTTCCAGAAATCGAGGCAacttctgaaaaaagaaaaggacgTTCAACGGCAaaactgatatatatacacatcatatAAAGGACACAAACGAAGAAAATTTTACTCCCAAATTTAAAGGTGCTAGACgcttttaaggcattttaaggTTGCCTGACCTGTAACAGACTAAAAATAGGCCTTTgcatgaaaatttaaatcaagGAAAAATTTAATAAACCCTGCTGCTAATGATAATTTTTGGCTAAAACTAAATCTTTTTCGTAAATTAAAAtaaggctaaaataaaatataaatactagaaaaaatataaaaaattagaaaagttgCTTAGGCAAattgactaaaaatacatttaagatgaaatattatataaaaacataatataaaaaaacatttaaataatacaacaaaagtaataaagaataaaatatatatatatataaaaatgacaaagcacaacaaaatgacaaactcaaaaatataaaaatttaagttaatttaaaatattaatatttatatagtatattaatacaatatttaatatatagcaaCACTGCTAACActactaatacattttatttgtataccataatccataaagaaaaaattaaataaaatgattaataagcAGCTTGTctaatttaaatagttaaaagttTCCAGAATTTTGGgccataattacatttataacttAAATATTTAGAGTTACGTTTTTTGACAACCCTTCACCTTAAATGAGCGCCAGCAGTAAAAAGGTAAGCATCTCTCCCACTGAAGCTTAAACCCACGTGAAGTGTAAAGTTGGACCAAGGTGTATTAAAGCCCTTCAGTGCAAACCAGTCACATCCCACAGAGATCCAATGTGCTCCAGTGTGTTGTTAAGTTATATATAAAAGCTACACCTCTTGAATCGCCTTCACCACTGTTGCCTGTTTCAGTTTTGAAATCCATGTTCTTTAGTTCCTGAAAATTTTGTCCTCTTCCTTCAGTTGCACTGCCTGCTTCAttatgtagcatttcatcacacAAGCTTGACTTCTGGCATTTCACATTACTTTTTAGTGGGTTTGGTTCATCTAAATTTTCTTCTGTAAAAGATTTATGTTTACACTCTTCAGAAGTGTTAATTAGGTCACTTCCACAGCTGCTACTGTCACTCAGGGTGATGACCTCTGGATTCGGGTGTGAATGAGCCCGATTAGCTGGTCTGAGTGGCATTTCAGCACCTTCAGCACTGTTGGATGAATCTGAACCAGAGGAAGCAGTGGTTTCGTCACAAGATTCTGTCAAATAAGATGATGATGTAGTCGACGACTGAGGCATGGTGGTGCTGAGAGACGCTTCAGACGAGTCCCTAGAGGAAGTGAGGTAATACCACACTCCTCTGATGCCATCACTGCTGTTGCTGCTCTCTTTATTTTCACTTGAACTCTCCACCGTACAAGATGAACCCGTCTCTTCTAATGCAGAAGATGTCATCTTATTCTTCCTGCTGTAACAGTTCATCCCAAGGAAAATGTCATCACTAAGAGTGAAGGAATCCAGCGCTGATGTCACAGCCTCCACACAAGATGTAGATGGAGACGAAGATGAGATCTCCTGCACTGGTGATGCAGGGGTTAAGTTATTTGATTGGATTGGTGGGTCTAGCATGGAGGAAGACGACTCAAGTATTTGGCTGACTAGATCACTCAGGTTCTGAGATGGAGTGGAGTGGATTAAGGAAGAGGAAGACATGAGTCCAAAACACAGGGTCTGGTCCACGTCTGCTCGCTCCATCTCCAAAGAGCTTGTGAGAGATGAAAACCATTCCAGCCGCTTGCTTATCCATGGATATTCTGTACCTTCAAATAAGCCATCCCGAGGACTGGTTAAACTCTGCTGAACTGAAATATACTAGTTTAtaaaattttggggttggtaagatttttcatatatattaaaaaaaaaaataataaaaaaaaaataacacagtaaaacaattatattgtgaaatattattacaatttaaaataattgtcttctattttattatattgtgaaatataatttattttttatagcaatgctcaattttcagcaaccattactccactCCATTGACAAGTttcaatcattctaatatgatgatttggtgcacttttttaaatataattcttatattatacataaatgtcTTGTTTccttttattgtcacttttaatgcatcttgctaaataaaaatattaaataaaaaaatactaacccCAAGGTTTTGAACAGCGTATGTGAAAGAATGCAAGCATGTTCTGATGCATGCAGAATTTtgaagacaattaaaaaaaaaaaaattataaattgcatGAACAAGGAAGCTGCCCATGGAAGTTAGTGTGTCTCAATTTCATTTCTTCATTTCTGAGGAACCACCCTGAGAAAACGTACCTGACAAACTGATACAGGACATACTGAGTTCAGATGTTGCTCCGGTCATGTCGtcctgtaaaaaaattaaacaatgattCTCCTAGTGCTGCTTCCACATGTAATACACTGTATAACAATACATATGCATCTTACCAGCATCTTCTGCAGTGATCTGGACTCCCAGTCTCCCCTCAGCCCAGCCCCTTCATCCTCACAGCTCACAGCATGACCGAGACGAATCAACTCTTTACCGAGATCCAGAGCCTGAGACAGATGACAGACCATAgaggattaaaaacaaaaacttttacactTTCAGAAGGAAACGTGAGTGGTGCCTGTCCAAGAAACTCTCGCCACCACAAcgtctgtgtctctctgtatATTTTAGGGTGATTTGGATGGGTGCTAGACATTAGATGTACAGAGCGGTTGTTACATCATTGCTAGGTGGGAGCAATTCTGCTAAAGAGCATATAACAGTTTATATagaacagttttattattattaatgaaatctatttcaaataataaaaatagttaatattaataaaataaatatattaaataactgaaataaacttaagctgaagtactgaaactgaaaagatttatactaaaatatactttttgaattttttcaaaaataaaatggcaaataatacaattactaaattaaacaaattaaatgaaaaactttaagtcactttggataaaagtgtcaactaagtgcaaaaagttaaatgcaatatgacaaaatattcCAGACTGAAGTGCCTGTCAACATGGTCAGAATTTATACAACAAATGCAAAATTCAAAAGTGAGTTGTGATGTTGACCTCTAACCTTTCCCTGGCTGTTGTCATAGAGTTTCACACTGGGCCAGGATGAGATCTCAGAATGAGAATAGCTGTACAATTTGGCCAGTAAAGGTTTCCATTCAGCACAGTATGTCATGCGTTCAAAATCATCCAGGGCTGCCTCAGTCCAAACCTCtcctaaaacaaacaacacattttgactttattcttttGAAATTCTATATTTCACTGATAAACACCTGAACATCACTGTTTACCTGCAGGACGGACCCCAGCTAGGCTGCACTCAATGGCCTGGAAGGGCAGGCTCAGGAAGTCACTTCTAAACGCCACAAAATAATACACCATCAGAATGAGTATTGTATACACACCACTCCCAAAATGCATCTGCGTTTGTTCATAGAAGGTAAAACACAATAATCAAGAGCCCAATAAGCATATAAATAGCTGATTCTGCATTCTCCATCTCTTATTTACCTCATGCTTCGTAAATGTTCCCGTGGAAGCTCCCCATTGTCCCCAAAATCCACATAATACAAATCCACCAGGCCAGAGCCCAGAATTCCCAACACTCGAGCACGATTCCACGTGCCATGGTCCCTGTATAGAGCAGCCACTATGTCTCCAACAATAATGGTCTCCACTCTGTGCTCCTGGGGTAAGAGAAGAAATAATTATTTCCTAATAATATAGAAGAAATTGTTTACTCATCTATTAGGGTCATGGATCCTAAGTCAAGTGGGGTCAAGCAAACTTACTTGTGAGGTATCGCTGTTGTAGAAACGGCTCATTTCAGCTGTCAGTTTATCCAGTTGTAGAGATCGGACCCCCAGGATCTGGATCCAAAAGTGTTGAGGATTCTCAGACGCAGACACATACACCTCCAGATGCTCATCGGGCTGGAAGCTCAGGTCTGGACTAGGAACTGGGTAGAAAAGACTAATTTTCAGTTATTGGGTCTTCTATGGGAGTCTGGAAATGATTCATGGGTGGGGCTGAACAGTTTGGGGGTAGAAAAAgtaaaattgcaattttattgtgcagttaaaaatgattattttttaaaaaaaggtctgtagggctgcacaatttggcccccacaaaaatcatattgtgattatatatcaatatgacaatttttgtcatattattattattattacatcttttattattaaataaaaatattaaacaataaatactgctattaaatagtaataattgggtaacactttacaataaggttcattatgAATTAAGATTGAACGAtgcttctacagcatttattaatcttagttaatgttaatttcaacatttactaatgcattattaaaatcaaaagttgtgcttgttaagattagttaatgcactgtgaattaaactaacaatgaatgactattttcattaactaacattaacaaagcttaataaatactgtaaaaaatatattgctcattgtttattTACGTTAGTTAATAcagtaactaacattaactaactgaaccttattgtaaagtgttaccaatatttgtaatattaatagtaaCATACTAACAATTTATATACACTAACGTAgcaatatagtaataatattgtactgttaaataaatatacatatattttattacagcATTATTCCTTGATAAAttgcaaaaaacatgttttt contains:
- the LOC109053162 gene encoding tudor and KH domain-containing protein isoform X2, producing the protein MALLRRPMWSIPVGPTQVMAAVNDGPWKSLSSGKKVALAAGLSVGATVGYLVYRHIRSSTVQCQSKEESRISVPLDVYRSIARYQSTFLDIVNQKSGAQINVLPNTEEQSLVNFLIQGSPEQILVAQCALEKLATDCEVITDVIDVPQTAFGRIIGRGGETLKFINRVSGARVNCSKARGCTLDEKGKITITGTRNEVQSAKEMIMEKVIENETVRKRISQASALRQKRKSLETDQFNKAQGPENELLKLNGKDLPSPVTELKQEGAVTVNGFTDNSDTAENSLKSEEEEILSPVSPLEISKFEIPSPDLSFQPDEHLEVYVSASENPQHFWIQILGVRSLQLDKLTAEMSRFYNSDTSQEHRVETIIVGDIVAALYRDHGTWNRARVLGILGSGLVDLYYVDFGDNGELPREHLRSMRSDFLSLPFQAIECSLAGVRPAGEVWTEAALDDFERMTYCAEWKPLLAKLYSYSHSEISSWPSVKLYDNSQGKALDLGKELIRLGHAVSCEDEGAGLRGDWESRSLQKMLDDMTGATSELSMSCISLSGTEYPWISKRLEWFSSLTSSLEMERADVDQTLCFGLMSSSSLIHSTPSQNLSDLVSQILESSSSMLDPPIQSNNLTPASPVQEISSSSPSTSCVEAVTSALDSFTLSDDIFLGMNCYSRKNKMTSSALEETGSSCTVESSSENKESSNSSDGIRGVWYYLTSSRDSSEASLSTTMPQSSTTSSSYLTESCDETTASSGSDSSNSAEGAEMPLRPANRAHSHPNPEVITLSDSSSCGSDLINTSEECKHKSFTEENLDEPNPLKSNVKCQKSSLCDEMLHNEAGSATEGRGQNFQELKNMDFKTETGNSGEGDSREVASISGSVDDTIDEEFN
- the LOC109053162 gene encoding tudor and KH domain-containing protein isoform X1, which codes for MALLRRPMWSIPVGPTQVMAAVNDGPWKSLSSGKKVALAAGLSVGATVGYLVYRHIRSSTVQCQSKEESRISVPLDVYRSIARYQSTFLDIVNQKSGAQINVLPNTEEQSLVNFLIQGSPEQILVAQCALEKLATDCEVITDVIDVPQTAFGRIIGRGGETLKFINRVSGARVNCSKARGCTLDEKGKITITGTRNEVQSAKEMIMEKVIENETVRKRISQASALRQKRKSLETDQFNKAQGPENELLKLNGKDLPSPVTELKQEGAVTVNGFTDNSDTAENSLKSEEEEILSPVSPLEISKFEIPSPDLSFQPDEHLEVYVSASENPQHFWIQILGVRSLQLDKLTAEMSRFYNSDTSQEHRVETIIVGDIVAALYRDHGTWNRARVLGILGSGLVDLYYVDFGDNGELPREHLRSMRSDFLSLPFQAIECSLAGVRPAGEVWTEAALDDFERMTYCAEWKPLLAKLYSYSHSEISSWPSVKLYDNSQGKALDLGKELIRLGHAVSCEDEGAGLRGDWESRSLQKMLDDMTGATSELSMSCISLSVQQSLTSPRDGLFEGTEYPWISKRLEWFSSLTSSLEMERADVDQTLCFGLMSSSSLIHSTPSQNLSDLVSQILESSSSMLDPPIQSNNLTPASPVQEISSSSPSTSCVEAVTSALDSFTLSDDIFLGMNCYSRKNKMTSSALEETGSSCTVESSSENKESSNSSDGIRGVWYYLTSSRDSSEASLSTTMPQSSTTSSSYLTESCDETTASSGSDSSNSAEGAEMPLRPANRAHSHPNPEVITLSDSSSCGSDLINTSEECKHKSFTEENLDEPNPLKSNVKCQKSSLCDEMLHNEAGSATEGRGQNFQELKNMDFKTETGNSGEGDSREVASISGSVDDTIDEEFN
- the LOC109053162 gene encoding tudor and KH domain-containing protein isoform X3, with the protein product MAAVNDGPWKSLSSGKKVALAAGLSVGATVGYLVYRHIRSSTVQCQSKEESRISVPLDVYRSIARYQSTFLDIVNQKSGAQINVLPNTEEQSLVNFLIQGSPEQILVAQCALEKLATDCEVITDVIDVPQTAFGRIIGRGGETLKFINRVSGARVNCSKARGCTLDEKGKITITGTRNEVQSAKEMIMEKVIENETVRKRISQASALRQKRKSLETDQFNKAQGPENELLKLNGKDLPSPVTELKQEGAVTVNGFTDNSDTAENSLKSEEEEILSPVSPLEISKFEIPSPDLSFQPDEHLEVYVSASENPQHFWIQILGVRSLQLDKLTAEMSRFYNSDTSQEHRVETIIVGDIVAALYRDHGTWNRARVLGILGSGLVDLYYVDFGDNGELPREHLRSMRSDFLSLPFQAIECSLAGVRPAGEVWTEAALDDFERMTYCAEWKPLLAKLYSYSHSEISSWPSVKLYDNSQGKALDLGKELIRLGHAVSCEDEGAGLRGDWESRSLQKMLDDMTGATSELSMSCISLSVQQSLTSPRDGLFEGTEYPWISKRLEWFSSLTSSLEMERADVDQTLCFGLMSSSSLIHSTPSQNLSDLVSQILESSSSMLDPPIQSNNLTPASPVQEISSSSPSTSCVEAVTSALDSFTLSDDIFLGMNCYSRKNKMTSSALEETGSSCTVESSSENKESSNSSDGIRGVWYYLTSSRDSSEASLSTTMPQSSTTSSSYLTESCDETTASSGSDSSNSAEGAEMPLRPANRAHSHPNPEVITLSDSSSCGSDLINTSEECKHKSFTEENLDEPNPLKSNVKCQKSSLCDEMLHNEAGSATEGRGQNFQELKNMDFKTETGNSGEGDSREVASISGSVDDTIDEEFN